In Bacillus marinisedimentorum, the genomic stretch GCCACTTCCCGTTCATTTGCTTTCTTTATATAATGGCGCGCCCGAGAGGAGTCGAACCCCTAACCTTCTGATCCGTAGTCAGACGCTCTATCCAATTGAGCTACGGGCGCTTGTTTTTTAAGGCGACTTTACTATCATAACACCTTAATGTGTTTGCGTCAACACTCATTTAATATGGTGCGGTCGAGAGGACTTGAACCTCCACGGGGTCGCCCCCACTAGGCCCTCAACCTAGCGCGTCTGCCATTCCGCCACGACCGCATGTGTTTAACTGCCTTATTAAAATGGTGCGGGTGGAGGGACTTGAACCCCCACGCCAAAGGCGCTAGATCCTAAGTCTAGTGCGTCTGCCAATTCCGCCACACCCGCAATATGAAAATGGTGAGCCATGGAGGACTCGAACCTCCGACCCTCTGATTAAAAGTCAGATGCTCTACCAACTGAGCTAATGGCTCGTAAATGGCTGGGCTAGCTGGATTCGAACCAGCGCATGACGGAGTCAAAGTCCGTTGCCTTACCGCTTGGCTATAGCCCAATCATCTCGTCTATATGGCGGTCCGGACGGGACTCGAACCCGCGACCTCCTGCGTGACAGGCAGGCATTCTAACCAACTGAACTACCGGACCATATGGTGGAGGATGACAGGATCGAACTGCCGACCCCCTGCTTGTAAGGCAGGTGCTCTCCCAGCTGAGCTAATCCTCCGTTTTAGAGAGCGAGATGCCAGATTCACTCTGGCATCCAGCTTTATGATGACCCCTAGGGGATTCGAACCCCTGTTACCGCCGTGAAAGGGCGGTGTCTTAACCACTTGACCAAGGGGCCAGACTGGCGGAGAAGGAGGGATTTGAACCCTCGCGCCGCTTACACGACCTACTCCCTTAGCAGGGGAGCCCCTTCAGCCACTTGGGTACTTCTCCATTGGCTCCACAGGCAGGATTCGAACCTGCGACAGCTCGGTTAACAGCCGAGGGCTCTACCACTGAGCTACTGTGGAATAATTGTCTGTCTTCCTTGATTCATTTTGCAGCAACTCGCAGCCGATTCATGAATGCATTACTCGTCACTGAGCTACTGTGAAATGCTTGTTTTTATATAATGACAACATTTTATATCTTACACGATATCGTCCGCTTTGTCAATAACTTTTTAGTGTTTTGTTCGCGTTTCAGGCTGTCCTGTCAACGACGGCTTTTATAATTTAACACAGCTGGACAACAGCCGTCAATATCATTATTTGATTTTTTTCAGCCTTCCTTTACACCTTCCGCACCGGTAGCGTTTCGTGTCCACTCTGCGCTTTCTTTCATAAGAAAAGCCGCACACCGAACAGAGATAGCGGTGCTTGAAGCGTTCCGCTTTTTTTGCTGAAGGAAGGGACCTGCAATGACGCGGGGCGCCGACTTGTTCCATCAGTTTCCTGAAATCGGCATCCCGGTGCTTGTATCCCTTGCCCTCGAGGTGCAAATGATAATGACACAATTCATGCTTGATGATGCCGATCAATTCATCATAGCCAAGTTCATCAAGGTATTTCCGGTTCAATTCGATATTATGCGTGCGCAGCAGGTACCGTCCGCCTGTCGTTCTGAGCCGGTTATTGAAGATTGCCTGATGGTCAAACGGCCTGCCGAAATACTTTAATGAGATATCTTCAACAAGCTCCTGCAAGTTCTGCTGTTCCATTTTTCCACCCCGGAAGTTCGTTCATATAGAAAAAAGTATACAGGCACAAATAATGACGTCAAGCATAAACTGTTTTATAACTTACCATCTTTCATAAAGGAGGCAGTGTTATGCCCGGCTGGTTAGTCAATCAATTTCGAAGGGCATATTTTGAGAAAAACCGTTACCAAATAAAAATGCTGAATCAGTGCTGGTACTTTTATAGGAAAAAACACTGCTCATGAAAAAGCAGTGTTCCTTTCTGTTTAGCCTTATTCCGTCGGCAGCATCGTCAGTGAAACTCTGCCTTTCGCCTGATCCACTTTTTCAACCCACACATTTACAACCTGGCCGACAGATACGACATCCATCGGATGCTTCACATATTTCTTGCTCATTTTCGATATATGGACAAGCCCGTCTTCCTTGACCCCGATGTCCACAAATGCACCGAAGTCCACAACGTTACGGACGGTCCCTTCGAGTTCCATTCCCGCTTTTAGATCTTCAAGCTTGAGGATGTCCTTTTTCAAAAGCGGTTTTGAAATGTCATCACGGATATCCCGCTCCGGCTGGATAAGAGAGCTGACAATATCGCGTAATGTGAGCTCGCCAATGCCAAGCTCTGCTGCTGTTGCTTGCAGATCAAGAGTGTTCAGCGAGTCTTTCAGTTTTTCTGTTCCGAGGTCGTCCGGTGTACATCCGACTTTTTTGAGAAGCTGCCGTGTTTCCGCGTAACTCTCGGGGTGAATCGGTGTCCGGTCTAACGGTTGGCCTCCGTCAGGGATGCGGAGGAAGCCGATGCTCTGTTCGTATGTTTTCGCACCTAGCCGCGGAATGCCCTTCAATTCTT encodes the following:
- a CDS encoding SprT family protein, with amino-acid sequence MEQQNLQELVEDISLKYFGRPFDHQAIFNNRLRTTGGRYLLRTHNIELNRKYLDELGYDELIGIIKHELCHYHLHLEGKGYKHRDADFRKLMEQVGAPRHCRSLPSAKKAERFKHRYLCSVCGFSYERKRRVDTKRYRCGRCKGRLKKIK
- the cmpA gene encoding cortex morphogenetic protein CmpA, producing MPGWLVNQFRRAYFEKNRYQIKMLNQCWYFYRKKHCS